AGCTGtcccatcctcctcctcgccgccgccattcCAAATCCTCTCGGGATCCTGGCCAAATCCACTTAGTTTTTTCCCCATCCACCCAAATGGCAGCCTCCACCTCCCCTCCCGATTCACCTCCATCGATCCCAACACCACCAATCCACCCCGACGGACCTCGCTGGAGCTCCTTCCTTTTCCCCCTCTGCCCGAGCGCGCCCGTCCTCGCAGCCCCGCCGTGCCAGCTTCAACGCCCGCCTCCTCGACTACCTCGCGACGGCGACCTCGACAAGCTGCCGCCACCGGTGACCGAACCAGCAGCAACATCGTCTCTCCTCCTCCGCTACCCCGAGCGTCCCTCTTGAGGCCCTGCTTCCTTGCGCTCCGTCGTCGCCCCGCTCGTCCAAGCCTCCTATGTTCTCCGTTATGGATGCTGTCATCCGAGCTCCTCAAGCCGACACCGTCCAGGGTCCCAACGACCTCGCCGTCCTGGCCTCCTCTGCCGTGCTGGTGAGCGTGACGCTGGAGCATCGCAGGTCGCCGTGCCTCTGCccatccttctcctcctctcattcCCTCGCGTCTGTCTCTCCCTCTAATTTCTCTCTTATGCCCAGGGAGCCACCACCCGCGTCGCCGGATTTCGCTGCCTTAGCCTCGGATCCGTCCATCTTCTCCGTTCCTCGCCTCTCCGCCTCCTGCCGTCCCTGTTGCCATTGGACTGCGCCGCTGCAGGTAGCCACCTTGCCGCTCGCGCCGGACCTTTGCTCCTCGCGAGCCTGTTTTGACACAGCCGCTACTGCCGCCTTCTGCTACAGGAGGTCGCCCCGTCACGGCCTTGCCTCCGGCCAGAACCACCTGCCCTCGATGCCTCTTGCTTGGATCCAGCCGTCCCCGAAGCCAAGTGCCGCCGATGACCTCCATCTCCCTGCATCGCACCTAGGCCCGCGCCACCTCCTTGTTTCGCTCTTGCACGAGCAAGACGACGGGCGCCTGATCGATCCGGATGCACCGGTTGACCGCGAGGTCGACTGGGCCACGACCATGTCGTGGCTGCAAGGCCCAGCGCCCTCCTTTACTTTGCCATCGCCGTGGGCCGCCAGATTCGCCGGCCTGTTCCActgactgggccttggcccatggtgagacacCTCCCAGCAGCGCCCCTTTTGTTTTTTTTCAGTTGGCCCAACTTGCACCAGATTCGGCCCATAGATGTTTTTTTTAGTTCTGCGAATTTACTAAATTTCCTTCACATGCATAATTACAGAATATGCCATCATTTTAAAAATGCTCACAcctaaataaccgtgcatcggatttaaacaaacttaacatgaaagttgcttagaattttgtgtagtttcataatatgtcattttcatccatgtttaaaatgtttaaaatgctgtttgtgtaaTTTTTgcccatatgccatgctaaaatgatttaattcataactatttaaccgtacctccaaatttaataatctttatatgtataaatggggtagaaaaatgtctagtttaacatggtggcatcactttgcatgtttaaaaactctaaaatatggtttagggcagaacagtaccaaaccttaaaatttgcacatgaggagtttccggacttgttgcttgttgttccggcctcatttaaacttgcctagataggtagttttcatttgcttcacctcttgccatgttaatcaacatttaatattgttgggtacataaacgagatcgaactaaacaacttgttgtggtgtttcgtcaatatgcaactcgttgcatattgagctgcacttaacttgtagttttgcttgtgcactttgccatgccatgaatcattaaaccggacatgcatcatacttggttgtgcatcatgccatgtttatgtggtggatgttttactatgtggtttgcttctttccggtgttgcttcttcgggttggttccgttaacgtcgcgcttgtgaggatccgttcgactacgtccgtttgtcttcttcatggacttgttcttcttccttgcaggatttcaggcaagatgaccataccctcgaaatcacttctatctttgcttgctagttgctcgctctattgctatgccgcgatacctaccacttgctatatcatgcctcccattttgccatgtcagcctctaacccacctttcctagcaaaccgttgtttggctatgttaccgctttgctcagcccctcgtatagcattgctaattgcaggtgaagatgaagtttgttccatgtttggaacatggatatgttgagacatcacaatatctcttattttaattaatgcatctatatacttggtaaagggtggaaggctcggccttatgcctggtgtttttttccactcttgtcgccctagtttccgtcataccggtgttatgttccttgattttgcgttccttaagcggttgggttatgatgggaaccccttgacagttcgccttgaataaaactcctccagcaaggcccaaccttggttttaccattttccacctagccttttttcccttgggtttccggagcccgagggtcatctttattttaacccccccaggccagtgctcctctgagtgttggtccaaactagagtcctttgcagcaccCCCTCGGGGAAGCTCGGGGCTTGGTTTTagctgtatggagcgctcatccagtgtgccccgagaacgagatatgtgcagctcctatcgggatttgtcggcacagtgggtggtcttgctggtcttgttttaccattatcgaaatgtcttgtaaccaggattccgagtctgatcgggtcttcctgtgagaaggaatatccttcgttgaccgtgagagcttgtgatgggctaagttgggacacccctgcagggttttgaactttcgaaagtcgtgcccgc
The Triticum dicoccoides isolate Atlit2015 ecotype Zavitan chromosome 3A, WEW_v2.0, whole genome shotgun sequence genome window above contains:
- the LOC119268179 gene encoding uncharacterized protein LOC119268179 isoform X2; this translates as MFSVMDAVIRAPQADTVQGPNDLAVLASSAVLVSVTLEHRRSPCLCPSFSSSHSLASVSPSNFSLMPREPPPASPDFAALASDPSIFSVPRLSASCRPCCHWTAPLQLQVLMIPVAGDATELKEELDEERVRCDVPFQLISRGAQLGRSGI
- the LOC119268179 gene encoding uncharacterized protein LOC119268179 isoform X3 codes for the protein MFSVMDAVIRAPQADTVQGPNDLAVLASSAVLGATTRVAGFRCLSLGSVHLLRSSPLRLLPSLLPLDCAAAVAGADDTSCR
- the LOC119268179 gene encoding uncharacterized protein LOC119268179 isoform X1 translates to MFSVMDAVIRAPQADTVQGPNDLAVLASSAVLVSVTLEHRRSPCLCPSFSSSHSLASVSPSNFSLMPREPPPASPDFAALASDPSIFSVPRLSASCRPCCHWTAPLQVATLPLAPDLCSSRACFDTAATAAFCYRRSPRHGLASGQNHLPSMPLAWIQPSPKPSAADDLHLPASHLGPRHLLVSLLHEQDDGRLIDPDAPVDREVDWATTMSWLQGPAPSFTLPSPWAARFAGLFH